In the Staphylococcus sp. IVB6240 genome, one interval contains:
- a CDS encoding DUF6176 family protein produces the protein MKTELTRYKVKDGKTDKVEEWLNFLNEHMKDVLITLENEKMFVETIFKETLDGVEYLYWYSIEGENGQDVSDSEHWIDKKHIEYWEECIDMTAAPVDIDARVVMIPERIRNVMK, from the coding sequence ATGAAAACAGAATTAACGAGATATAAAGTGAAAGATGGAAAAACGGACAAAGTTGAAGAATGGTTGAATTTTTTGAATGAGCATATGAAAGATGTTTTGATTACGCTTGAAAACGAAAAAATGTTTGTTGAAACAATTTTTAAAGAAACACTTGATGGAGTCGAATATTTATATTGGTATTCAATTGAAGGGGAAAATGGTCAAGATGTTTCGGATTCTGAGCATTGGATTGATAAAAAACACATAGAATACTGGGAAGAGTGTATAGATATGACTGCTGCACCTGTTGACATAGATGCTAGGGTTGTAATGATTCCTGAGAGAATAAGAAATGTTATGAAATAA
- the glnA gene encoding type I glutamate--ammonia ligase: MTKQKFTKDDIRRFAEEQDVRYLRLQFTDILGTIKNVEVPVSQLEKVLNNEMMFDGSSIEGFVRIEESDMYLYPDLDTWVIFPWTAGKGKVARLICDVYTTEHKPFAGDPRSNLKRVLKEMEDLGYTSFNLGPEPEFFLFKLDEKGEPTMELNDHGGYFDLAPTDLGENCRRDIVLELEDMGFDIEASHHEVAPGQHEIDFKYADAITACDNIQTFKLVVKTIARKHNLHATFMPKPLFGVNGSGMHFNVSLFKGKENAFYDENGEMQLTKDAYHFIAGCMKNARGYTAVCNPLVNSYKRLVPGYEAPSYIAWSGKNRSPLVRVPTSRGLSTRVEIRSVDPAANPYMALATILQAGLDGIKNKLEVPKPVNQNIYEMNREEREAVGIEDLPSTLYTALKAMRENEVVKDALGEHIYNQFINSKSIEWDYYRTQVSKWEIEQYMKQY, from the coding sequence ATGACAAAGCAAAAGTTTACGAAAGATGACATTAGAAGATTTGCCGAGGAACAAGATGTTCGTTATTTACGATTACAATTCACGGATATTCTAGGCACAATCAAAAATGTTGAAGTACCTGTGAGTCAATTGGAAAAAGTTTTAAACAATGAAATGATGTTTGATGGTTCTTCTATTGAAGGATTTGTTCGTATTGAAGAGTCAGATATGTACCTATATCCAGACCTTGATACTTGGGTAATCTTCCCATGGACAGCAGGAAAAGGCAAAGTTGCACGTTTAATTTGTGACGTTTATACAACAGAACACAAACCATTCGCAGGAGATCCTCGTAGTAACTTAAAACGCGTCTTAAAAGAAATGGAAGACCTTGGTTACACAAGCTTTAATCTAGGGCCTGAACCAGAATTCTTCTTATTCAAACTTGATGAAAAAGGCGAACCAACAATGGAATTAAATGACCATGGTGGTTACTTCGACTTAGCACCAACAGACTTAGGTGAAAACTGCCGTCGTGACATTGTACTTGAATTAGAAGACATGGGCTTTGATATTGAAGCATCTCACCATGAGGTTGCACCAGGACAACACGAAATTGACTTCAAATATGCAGATGCCATCACAGCTTGTGACAACATCCAAACATTCAAATTGGTTGTTAAAACAATTGCGCGTAAACACAACTTACATGCAACATTTATGCCAAAACCATTATTCGGTGTAAACGGAAGCGGTATGCACTTTAACGTGTCATTATTCAAAGGCAAAGAAAATGCTTTCTATGATGAAAATGGCGAAATGCAATTAACAAAAGATGCATATCACTTTATTGCAGGATGTATGAAAAATGCACGTGGTTATACAGCAGTATGTAACCCACTTGTTAACTCATACAAACGTTTAGTTCCAGGTTACGAAGCTCCAAGTTATATCGCTTGGAGTGGTAAAAACCGTTCACCATTAGTACGTGTCCCAACTTCACGTGGCTTGTCAACACGTGTAGAAATCCGTTCAGTCGACCCAGCAGCAAACCCATATATGGCGCTTGCAACGATTTTACAAGCTGGTTTAGATGGTATTAAAAATAAATTAGAAGTACCAAAACCAGTTAACCAAAACATCTATGAAATGAACCGTGAAGAACGTGAAGCGGTAGGTATTGAAGATTTACCATCAACACTTTACACAGCATTAAAAGCAATGCGTGAAAATGAAGTGGTAAAAGATGCACTAGGTGAGCACATCTACAACCAATTCATTAACTCTAAATCAATTGAGTGGGATTACTACCGTACGCAAGTTTCGAAATGGGAAATTGAACAATACATGAAACAATACTAA
- the ald gene encoding alanine dehydrogenase, whose product MKIGIPKEIKNNENRVSLSPSGVHALVEAGHTVLVEKSAGEGSYFEDNHYVEVGAQIVDTAAEAWDVDMVIKVKEPLEEEYGFFREGLVLFTYLHLANEPALTEALVEKKVISIAYETVQLADRSLPLLTPMSEVAGRMSAQIGAQFLQRFNGGMGILLGGIPGVRKGKVTIIGGGQAGTNAAKIALGLGADVTILDVNAKRLQELEDLFDGRVHTIMSNPLNIEENVKQSDLVIGAVLIPGAKAPTLVSEDMIKQMKPGSVIVDIAIDQGGIFETTDKITTHDDPTYIKHGVVHYAVANMPGAVPRTSTIGLSNATLPYALQLANKGYKQALNDNVPLSHGLNTFNGLVTNKAVAETFDREYTPVTEVLS is encoded by the coding sequence ATGAAAATTGGAATTCCTAAAGAGATTAAAAATAATGAAAACCGTGTGAGTTTATCACCGAGTGGGGTGCATGCCCTAGTAGAAGCAGGACACACAGTTCTTGTTGAGAAGAGCGCAGGTGAGGGATCTTACTTTGAAGACAATCATTATGTCGAAGTAGGTGCGCAAATTGTGGATACTGCTGCTGAGGCATGGGATGTAGATATGGTGATCAAAGTTAAAGAACCTTTAGAAGAAGAATATGGCTTCTTCAGAGAAGGTCTTGTATTATTCACATATTTACACTTAGCAAATGAACCAGCGTTAACTGAAGCATTAGTTGAGAAAAAAGTAATCTCAATTGCTTATGAAACAGTTCAATTAGCTGACCGTTCATTACCATTATTAACACCAATGAGTGAAGTGGCAGGGCGTATGTCAGCACAAATTGGTGCACAATTTTTACAAAGATTCAACGGTGGAATGGGTATCTTATTAGGCGGTATTCCAGGCGTTCGAAAAGGAAAAGTAACAATCATCGGTGGTGGTCAAGCAGGTACAAACGCTGCTAAGATTGCACTTGGTTTAGGTGCAGATGTTACAATTCTTGATGTAAATGCAAAACGTTTACAAGAATTAGAAGATTTATTTGATGGTCGTGTGCATACAATTATGTCAAACCCATTAAATATTGAAGAAAACGTTAAACAAAGTGATCTTGTTATTGGTGCTGTATTAATTCCAGGAGCTAAAGCACCGACACTTGTTTCTGAAGATATGATTAAACAAATGAAACCAGGTTCAGTTATCGTTGATATTGCGATTGACCAAGGTGGTATTTTCGAAACAACAGACAAAATTACAACACATGATGATCCAACATACATCAAACATGGTGTTGTTCATTATGCGGTGGCTAACATGCCAGGTGCGGTACCACGTACTTCTACAATCGGCTTAAGTAATGCAACTTTACCATATGCATTACAACTTGCTAATAAAGGCTACAAACAAGCATTAAATGATAACGTACCTTTATCACATGGTTTAAACACATTCAATGGTTTAGTAACAAACAAAGCGGTTGCTGAAACATTTGATCGTGAATACACACCAGTGACTGAAGTATTATCATAA
- a CDS encoding DRTGG domain-containing protein — protein MTKHEQIIKHIENLTVGQKISVRKIAKYLDVSEGTAYRAIKDAGQRGLVATIDRVGTVRIERKARQHLDNLTFGEIAKIIDGQIIGGRSGQFKTLTKFAIGAMELDNVVHFVSKNTLLIVGNRLDVQKAALEKGSAVLITGGFDTSSEIKRMADEKELPIISSNYDTFMVANMINRAMYNKMIKKEIMVVEDIVIPIEETSYILETLTVQDVREKSRESGHSRFPVVDEHVRLTGLITTKDIINRDTMEVLSQVMTKPPISVQMHTTVASCAHIMIWEGIELLPVTGADKQLLGVITREDVLKAMQVVGRQPQVGETINDQVAKHIEIRNHQIFVEITPQLSNQFGTLSKSVSVAIIEETIRSVMRKYKKVEVMIESLNIFYIKTVQIENEIEVHYQILDMGRNFAKIEVTMQSNQAPVAKALIMCQLLDH, from the coding sequence ATGACGAAGCATGAACAAATTATAAAGCACATTGAAAATTTGACAGTGGGTCAAAAAATCTCGGTGCGCAAAATAGCAAAATATTTAGATGTATCTGAAGGAACAGCTTATCGTGCGATCAAAGATGCAGGGCAGCGTGGGCTCGTTGCGACAATTGATCGTGTTGGAACGGTCCGTATTGAACGAAAAGCACGTCAACATTTGGATAATCTCACATTTGGTGAAATCGCAAAAATCATAGATGGACAAATTATCGGCGGACGTTCGGGGCAATTTAAAACGCTGACTAAATTTGCGATTGGCGCGATGGAATTAGATAATGTTGTCCATTTCGTATCTAAAAATACATTACTCATTGTTGGAAATAGATTAGATGTACAAAAGGCTGCATTAGAAAAGGGGAGTGCCGTTTTAATTACGGGAGGATTTGATACATCGAGTGAAATAAAACGAATGGCAGATGAAAAGGAATTACCTATTATTTCATCTAACTACGACACGTTTATGGTTGCGAATATGATTAACCGTGCGATGTATAATAAGATGATTAAAAAAGAAATCATGGTTGTAGAAGATATCGTCATTCCAATTGAAGAAACATCGTATATATTAGAAACGTTAACTGTGCAAGATGTGCGTGAAAAATCGAGAGAAAGTGGTCATTCTCGATTTCCAGTGGTTGATGAACATGTAAGACTGACAGGTTTGATCACAACGAAGGATATTATTAACAGAGATACGATGGAAGTGCTATCTCAAGTGATGACGAAACCACCGATTAGCGTTCAAATGCATACGACTGTAGCAAGTTGTGCACATATTATGATTTGGGAAGGTATTGAGCTCTTACCGGTGACAGGTGCTGACAAGCAACTGCTCGGCGTGATTACACGTGAAGACGTATTAAAAGCGATGCAAGTAGTTGGAAGACAGCCTCAGGTGGGCGAAACGATCAATGATCAAGTCGCAAAGCATATTGAAATTAGAAATCATCAAATTTTTGTAGAAATCACACCTCAACTTTCAAACCAATTCGGTACATTGAGCAAGTCGGTGTCTGTTGCGATTATTGAAGAAACAATCCGATCTGTGATGCGAAAATATAAAAAAGTTGAAGTAATGATTGAAAGCTTAAATATTTTTTACATTAAAACAGTACAAATTGAAAATGAAATAGAAGTACATTATCAAATTCTAGACATGGGAAGAAACTTTGCGAAGATAGAAGTGACGATGCAGAGTAATCAAGCACCTGTCGCAAAAGCATTGATTATGTGCCAATTGTTAGATCACTAG
- a CDS encoding universal stress protein: MLMYKNILIAVDGSHEAEWAFNKAVAVAKRNNAKLTIINVIDSRTYTSFEVYDSHFTEKSRTFAEKLLDGYKKVATDEGVTDVETRLEFGSPKSLIPKMASEEQLDVDLIMCGTSGLNAVERFIVGSVSEAIVRHATCDVLVVRTEQIPENFEPKVATEDFLKDFNI; this comes from the coding sequence ATGCTAATGTACAAAAACATTTTAATCGCAGTCGATGGATCTCATGAAGCAGAATGGGCATTCAACAAAGCCGTTGCCGTTGCAAAACGTAACAACGCTAAGCTGACTATCATCAATGTCATCGATTCAAGAACTTACACATCATTTGAAGTATACGATTCACACTTCACAGAAAAATCAAGAACATTCGCTGAGAAATTATTAGACGGTTACAAAAAAGTAGCAACTGACGAAGGTGTCACTGACGTAGAAACTCGTCTTGAGTTCGGTTCACCTAAGTCATTAATCCCTAAAATGGCAAGCGAAGAACAACTTGATGTAGACTTGATAATGTGTGGTACATCAGGTCTAAATGCTGTTGAACGTTTTATCGTAGGTTCTGTATCTGAAGCAATTGTTCGTCATGCAACTTGCGACGTATTAGTTGTACGTACTGAACAAATCCCAGAAAACTTCGAACCAAAAGTAGCAACTGAAGATTTTTTAAAGGACTTCAACATTTAA
- the cas9 gene encoding type II CRISPR RNA-guided endonuclease Cas9 (Cas9, originally named Csn1, is the large, multifunctional signature protein of type II CRISPR/Cas systems. It is well known even to general audiences because its RNA-guided endonuclease activity has made it a popular tool for custom editing of eukaryotic genomes.), with translation MSYQYILGLDIGIGSVGYGLIDFKTQKIIDAGVRLFPEANADNNLGRRAKRGARRLMRRRIHRLDRIKDLLSEYKIISEEQPVNNKPYDIRVKGLTEALSKDELAVALLHIAKRRGIHNVNIAMSDDDSSSGSLSTKDQLNKNAKALEDRYVCELQKERLDTEGKVRGVENRFHTKDIIREVKKLLDTQKQFHSEIDDDFINKYITLVETRREYFEGPGKGSPYGWDADIKKWYQLMMGHCTYFPEELRSVKYAYTADLFNALNDLNNLTISRDENNKLEYFEKYHIIENVFKQKKNPTLKQIAKEIGVDEIDISGYRITKSGKPQFTNFKLFHDLKNAVKDQSILEDISLMDQIAEILTIYQDKDSIIEELGQLEHLLSESDKHAIAEFTGYTGTHRLSLKCMNMVIDELWHSQKNQMEIFTYLNIRPKKFELEGLKNIPTNMIEDAILSPVVKRSFKQAIGVVNAIIKKYGLPKDIIIELARESNSAEQRKYLNDIQKKNEKTRKQIEEIIKEYGNENAKRLIQKIKLHDAQEGKCLYSLKAIPLEDLLRNPKNYEVDHIIPRSVSFDDSMHNKVLVRSNQNAKKNNRTPYQYLTSSDADISYAEFKQHVLNLAKNKDRMSRKKREYLLEERDINKYDIQKEFVNRNLVDTRYTTRELTTLLKAYFSINNLDVKVKTINGSFTDFLRKRWRFKKDRNEGYKHHAEDALIIAKADFLFKEHKLLKELKDVSELAVAENTSAVKSEDQYEEVFGGYHQIEDIKNYNITKFSHRVDKKPNRQLINDTIYSTRTKNDETYVINTLKNLYDKSNDKVKKLYNKNPENFLMYHHDTQTFKKLATIMEQYSDEKNPLAKYYEETGHYLTKYAKKGNGPAVRKLKYYGDRLGEHLDITKKYNSTKNKVVQLSKSSFRFDIYKGEKGFKMISIPYIDLENKKNYYVIDQTYYNHLKNEKKIFGNDIFIGSFYTNDIIAINGNRYRVIGVNNNKTNRIEVDKIHIRQTDYVKSNNVKESRRLLPTIGNKISNIEKYHTDILGNMYKQQRPKAPQLVFKKG, from the coding sequence ATGTCATATCAATATATTTTAGGTCTTGATATTGGGATTGGCTCAGTAGGCTATGGGTTAATCGATTTTAAGACTCAGAAAATTATAGACGCAGGTGTTCGTTTATTTCCTGAAGCTAATGCAGATAACAACTTAGGTCGACGAGCAAAACGTGGTGCAAGGCGTTTAATGAGAAGGCGTATACATCGTTTAGACCGAATTAAAGATTTATTGTCAGAATATAAAATTATTTCAGAAGAACAGCCGGTTAATAATAAGCCATATGATATAAGAGTTAAAGGTTTAACTGAAGCATTATCTAAAGATGAACTAGCAGTAGCTTTATTACATATCGCCAAACGTCGTGGAATCCATAATGTTAATATTGCAATGAGTGATGATGATTCGTCTTCAGGCAGTCTATCAACTAAAGATCAACTTAATAAAAATGCAAAAGCACTTGAAGATCGATATGTATGTGAACTTCAAAAAGAGCGCTTAGACACTGAGGGTAAAGTTCGAGGCGTTGAAAATAGATTCCATACAAAAGATATTATTCGTGAAGTCAAAAAACTGTTAGATACGCAAAAACAATTTCATTCAGAGATTGATGATGATTTTATAAATAAATATATAACACTAGTAGAAACGCGTCGTGAATATTTTGAAGGGCCAGGGAAAGGAAGTCCATATGGTTGGGATGCCGATATAAAGAAATGGTATCAACTTATGATGGGACATTGTACATATTTTCCAGAAGAATTACGAAGTGTGAAATATGCGTATACAGCTGATTTATTTAATGCGCTTAATGATTTGAATAATTTAACGATTTCAAGAGATGAAAATAACAAACTAGAGTATTTTGAAAAGTATCATATTATTGAAAATGTATTTAAACAAAAGAAAAATCCAACGTTAAAACAAATTGCTAAAGAAATTGGTGTAGATGAAATTGATATTTCTGGATATCGTATTACTAAGTCAGGAAAACCACAATTTACAAACTTTAAATTATTTCATGATTTAAAAAATGCTGTAAAAGATCAGTCTATTTTAGAAGATATTTCTTTAATGGATCAAATAGCAGAGATATTAACGATTTATCAAGATAAAGATTCAATTATTGAAGAACTCGGACAACTGGAGCACTTACTAAGTGAAAGTGATAAACATGCAATTGCTGAGTTTACTGGTTATACAGGGACTCATCGTTTATCGCTTAAATGCATGAACATGGTTATTGATGAATTATGGCATTCTCAAAAGAACCAAATGGAAATTTTCACATACTTAAATATACGTCCTAAAAAGTTTGAACTAGAAGGGTTGAAAAATATTCCAACTAATATGATTGAAGATGCGATATTATCACCAGTTGTTAAAAGATCTTTTAAACAAGCAATTGGTGTCGTTAACGCGATTATTAAAAAGTATGGTTTACCAAAAGATATTATTATCGAATTAGCAAGAGAGTCTAATTCAGCTGAACAACGTAAGTATTTAAATGACATTCAAAAGAAGAATGAAAAAACAAGAAAACAAATTGAAGAAATTATTAAAGAATATGGGAATGAAAATGCAAAAAGACTGATTCAAAAAATCAAGTTACATGATGCACAGGAAGGAAAATGTTTATATTCACTAAAAGCCATTCCACTTGAGGATTTATTACGTAATCCTAAAAATTACGAAGTAGACCATATCATTCCAAGATCAGTGTCATTTGATGATTCAATGCATAATAAAGTGTTAGTGCGTAGTAATCAAAATGCAAAGAAAAATAATCGCACACCATATCAATATTTAACATCATCTGATGCAGATATTAGTTATGCAGAATTTAAGCAACATGTGTTAAATCTTGCAAAGAATAAAGATAGAATGAGTAGGAAAAAACGAGAATATCTATTGGAAGAAAGAGATATTAATAAATATGATATTCAGAAAGAGTTTGTCAATAGAAATCTCGTAGACACACGTTACACAACAAGAGAATTGACAACGTTGCTAAAAGCTTATTTCAGTATTAATAACCTTGATGTAAAAGTTAAGACAATCAACGGTAGCTTTACTGACTTTTTACGTAAAAGATGGCGCTTCAAGAAAGACCGTAATGAAGGATATAAACACCATGCAGAAGATGCGCTTATAATCGCAAAAGCAGATTTTCTTTTTAAAGAACATAAATTATTAAAAGAACTTAAAGATGTTTCGGAATTGGCTGTTGCTGAAAACACGTCAGCGGTAAAAAGTGAAGACCAGTATGAAGAAGTATTTGGTGGTTACCATCAAATTGAAGATATAAAAAATTATAATATCACCAAATTTTCACATCGTGTCGATAAAAAACCAAATCGTCAATTAATAAATGACACAATATATTCAACAAGAACAAAGAATGACGAAACTTATGTGATTAATACTTTGAAAAATCTGTATGATAAGTCTAATGACAAAGTGAAAAAGCTTTATAATAAGAATCCAGAAAACTTTTTAATGTATCATCACGATACACAAACTTTTAAAAAATTAGCTACTATTATGGAACAATATAGCGATGAGAAAAACCCACTCGCAAAGTATTATGAAGAAACAGGACACTATTTAACAAAATATGCTAAAAAAGGCAATGGTCCAGCTGTTCGTAAGTTGAAATACTACGGTGATAGATTGGGTGAACATTTAGATATAACTAAAAAATATAATTCGACTAAAAATAAAGTAGTTCAGCTTTCAAAAAGTTCTTTTAGATTTGATATCTATAAGGGCGAAAAAGGATTTAAAATGATTAGTATTCCATATATTGATTTGGAAAATAAAAAAAATTATTATGTAATTGACCAAACATATTATAATCATCTGAAAAATGAAAAGAAAATTTTTGGAAATGATATTTTTATTGGAAGTTTCTATACAAACGATATTATTGCAATTAATGGAAATAGATATAGAGTTATTGGTGTGAATAATAATAAAACTAACCGGATTGAAGTTGATAAAATTCATATTAGACAAACAGATTATGTTAAGAGTAACAATGTAAAAGAATCTAGACGTTTATTACCAACTATTGGTAACAAAATAAGTAACATTGAAAAATACCACACTGATATTTTAGGAAATATGTACAAGCAACAAAGACCAAAAGCACCACAGCTTGTATTTAAAAAAGGATAA
- the cas2 gene encoding CRISPR-associated endonuclease Cas2 codes for MRVILMFDLPVETKTQRRIYSKFRKRLLEEGFLMMQYSIYIKSVANKDAANYTIRAIKQFLPQDGHVRALVITEKQYEKMQILLGTEDKNIAILGDNRTIIF; via the coding sequence ATGCGCGTTATTTTAATGTTTGATTTACCCGTAGAAACAAAAACACAAAGGCGTATTTATAGTAAGTTTCGAAAGAGGTTATTGGAAGAAGGTTTTCTTATGATGCAATATTCCATTTATATAAAAAGTGTTGCAAATAAAGATGCTGCAAATTATACGATAAGAGCGATTAAACAATTTTTACCACAAGACGGACATGTACGTGCACTGGTTATTACAGAAAAACAATATGAAAAAATGCAAATTTTATTAGGTACTGAAGATAAAAATATTGCAATACTCGGTGACAACAGAACAATCATATTTTGA
- a CDS encoding universal stress protein — MHKNILLAVDADLKNAKALQEVVKLSGDDTTVTLLNVIGEQDAQASVKMGTHINELEAIRHEKMAPTRETLESNGISYEEILERGNPKDKIVTYANSGKYDIVVLSNRKAEANKKFVLGSVSHKVAKRAKIPVLIVK; from the coding sequence ATGCACAAAAATATACTACTCGCAGTCGACGCAGATTTAAAAAATGCAAAAGCACTACAAGAAGTTGTAAAACTTTCAGGAGATGACACAACTGTAACGTTATTAAACGTTATCGGTGAACAAGATGCTCAAGCGTCTGTCAAAATGGGAACACATATTAATGAACTAGAAGCTATCCGTCATGAAAAGATGGCACCTACGCGTGAGACATTAGAGTCTAACGGTATCTCATACGAAGAAATTTTAGAACGTGGCAACCCGAAAGATAAAATCGTCACATATGCGAATAGTGGAAAGTATGACATTGTTGTTTTAAGTAACCGTAAAGCTGAAGCAAATAAAAAGTTTGTTTTAGGCAGTGTAAGTCATAAAGTTGCTAAACGTGCAAAAATCCCTGTATTAATCGTAAAATAA
- a CDS encoding metal-dependent hydrolase, with product MKLSFHGQSTVYFEANGKKGIIDPFISGNDLSDLDAETLEVDYIVLTHGHEDHFGDTLSLAKRTGATVISTAEIANYLSTAKGIENVHPMNIGGQWTFDFGKLKFVQAFHSSSLLDENGVPVYLGMPMGVILELEGKTIYHTGDTALFSDMKLIADRHPVDVCFIPIGDNFTMGIEDASYAINQFIQPKVTVPIHFDTFPLIEQNPEDFKAAVTHGEVQILKPGEAVQI from the coding sequence ATGAAGTTATCATTTCACGGACAATCAACAGTTTATTTTGAAGCAAATGGGAAAAAGGGGATTATTGACCCGTTTATTTCTGGAAATGACTTAAGTGATTTAGATGCAGAAACGTTAGAAGTGGATTATATTGTTTTAACACATGGTCATGAAGATCACTTTGGAGATACATTGTCTCTTGCGAAAAGAACAGGTGCGACAGTGATTTCTACAGCTGAAATTGCTAACTATCTTTCAACAGCAAAAGGGATTGAAAATGTACATCCAATGAATATTGGTGGTCAATGGACATTTGATTTCGGTAAGTTGAAGTTTGTCCAAGCTTTCCATAGTTCAAGTTTACTAGATGAGAATGGTGTACCCGTGTATCTTGGTATGCCAATGGGTGTGATTTTAGAGTTAGAAGGTAAAACAATTTATCACACTGGTGACACAGCATTATTTAGCGATATGAAATTGATTGCTGATCGTCATCCGGTTGATGTCTGCTTTATTCCAATCGGTGATAATTTTACAATGGGTATTGAGGATGCAAGTTATGCGATTAATCAATTTATCCAACCTAAAGTGACTGTACCGATTCATTTCGATACATTCCCATTGATTGAACAAAATCCAGAAGACTTTAAAGCGGCTGTAACACATGGTGAGGTACAAATTTTAAAACCAGGTGAAGCAGTACAAATTTAA
- a CDS encoding Xaa-Pro peptidase family protein: MTKIEKLTQTLREQQADAAWVSDPINIFYLTGFKSEPHERLFALLITKEGTQTLFVPQLDVEEVKASPYEGEIIGYLDTENPYAKHSAQCPKMLIEETHLTVKRARELETEFGVKNFESLDLTLKQLRNVKTEDEIVQMRRAGELADKCVEIGVAYLKPGVTEREVVNHIENEIKKHGVSEMSFNTMVLFGDHAAAPHGTPGDRTLQNDEYVLFDLGVIYNHYCSDITRTIAFGNPSKEANRIYEVVKEAEQAAIDAIKPGVTIRTLDEIARDIIEEAGYGEYFPHRLGHGLGLEAHEYQDVSNTNENLLEEGMVITIEPGIYVPKVAGVRIEDDILVTADGYESLSSYPK; this comes from the coding sequence ATGACAAAAATAGAAAAATTAACACAAACACTCCGCGAACAGCAAGCTGATGCCGCATGGGTTTCTGATCCTATCAACATCTTCTATCTTACTGGTTTCAAGAGTGAACCACATGAACGCTTATTTGCACTACTCATTACAAAGGAAGGCACACAAACATTATTCGTACCACAGTTGGATGTTGAGGAAGTAAAAGCATCGCCATACGAAGGGGAAATTATTGGCTATCTTGATACTGAAAATCCTTATGCAAAACATTCAGCACAATGTCCTAAAATGTTAATTGAAGAAACACATTTAACAGTGAAACGTGCACGTGAACTTGAAACAGAATTTGGTGTTAAAAACTTTGAGTCTTTAGATTTAACATTAAAACAATTAAGAAATGTAAAAACTGAAGATGAAATCGTACAAATGCGTCGTGCAGGTGAACTTGCCGATAAATGTGTAGAAATTGGTGTTGCCTACTTAAAACCAGGTGTGACAGAACGTGAAGTTGTGAATCATATCGAAAATGAAATCAAAAAACACGGTGTGAGTGAAATGAGCTTTAACACAATGGTATTATTTGGTGATCATGCTGCTGCACCACATGGTACACCGGGTGATCGTACTTTACAAAATGATGAATATGTCCTCTTTGATTTAGGTGTGATCTATAACCATTATTGCAGTGATATCACACGTACCATTGCATTTGGAAATCCTAGCAAGGAAGCAAATCGTATTTATGAAGTTGTAAAAGAAGCGGAGCAAGCAGCCATCGATGCAATTAAACCAGGTGTGACAATCCGTACACTTGATGAAATCGCACGTGATATTATTGAAGAAGCGGGATATGGAGAATACTTCCCTCACCGTCTCGGTCATGGTTTAGGCCTTGAAGCACATGAATATCAAGATGTTTCTAATACCAACGAAAACCTCCTTGAAGAAGGTATGGTTATTACAATTGAACCAGGTATTTACGTACCAAAAGTTGCTGGTGTCCGTATAGAAGACGACATTTTAGTAACAGCAGATGGCTATGAAAGTCTATCAAGCTATCCAAAATAA